A single region of the Nocardioides ochotonae genome encodes:
- a CDS encoding Gfo/Idh/MocA family protein — protein sequence MADHRGPEAAGEADRPRLGVAVIGAGYWGPNLFRNFSAAPDWEVRAVCDLDVERARDLVGRREEVQVTAALEDVLGREDVDAVAIATPASTHHAIATRALRAGKHVLVEKPLADSVQHGREMVELARASGLVLMTDHTYCYTPAVQKIRQLVAEGALGEILYVDSVRINLGLVQSDVDVFWDLAPHDLSILDHVLPGGLQPLGVAAQGADPVGAGTSCVGYLSMPLANGAMAHVHVNWLSPTKIRQMVIGGSERTLVWDDLNPQQRLSVYDRGVDLVQQTVDSADRRTASVAYRLGDTWAPALPEHEALAAMVAELAASIREGRAPATDGSSGLRVLQVLESAATSLRARGALVDVSDGVRAMEIVR from the coding sequence ATGGCTGACCACAGGGGGCCGGAGGCTGCCGGCGAGGCAGATCGACCCCGGCTCGGTGTCGCGGTGATCGGGGCCGGCTACTGGGGCCCGAACCTGTTCCGCAACTTCAGCGCCGCCCCCGACTGGGAGGTGCGCGCGGTGTGCGACCTCGACGTCGAGCGCGCCCGCGACCTGGTCGGGCGACGCGAGGAGGTGCAGGTGACCGCCGCCCTCGAGGACGTGCTCGGGCGCGAGGACGTCGACGCCGTCGCGATCGCGACGCCGGCCTCCACCCACCACGCGATCGCGACGCGCGCGCTGCGCGCCGGCAAGCACGTGCTGGTCGAGAAGCCGCTGGCCGACAGCGTCCAGCACGGCCGGGAGATGGTCGAGCTGGCCCGCGCCTCCGGGCTGGTGCTGATGACCGACCACACCTACTGCTACACGCCGGCGGTGCAGAAGATCCGCCAGCTGGTCGCGGAGGGCGCACTCGGCGAGATCCTCTACGTCGACTCGGTGCGCATCAACCTCGGCCTGGTGCAGTCCGACGTCGACGTCTTCTGGGACCTCGCGCCGCACGACCTCTCGATCCTCGACCACGTGCTGCCCGGTGGCCTGCAGCCGCTCGGGGTCGCAGCCCAGGGGGCCGACCCGGTCGGTGCCGGGACCTCCTGCGTGGGCTACCTCAGCATGCCGCTGGCCAACGGCGCGATGGCGCACGTCCACGTCAACTGGCTCAGTCCGACCAAGATCCGCCAGATGGTGATCGGGGGCAGCGAGCGGACCCTGGTCTGGGACGACCTCAACCCGCAGCAGCGGCTGAGCGTCTACGACCGCGGGGTCGACCTGGTGCAGCAGACCGTCGACAGCGCGGACCGGCGTACCGCCTCGGTGGCCTACCGGCTCGGCGACACCTGGGCCCCGGCACTGCCCGAGCACGAGGCGCTCGCCGCGATGGTGGCCGAGCTCGCCGCCAGCATCCGCGAGGGCCGCGCCCCGGCCACCGACGGATCCTCCGGCCTGCGGGTCCTCCAGGTGCTCGAGTCGGCCGCCACCAGCCTGCGGGCCCGTGGCGCGCTCGTCGACGTCAGCGACGGCGTCCGTGCGATGGAGATCGTGCGATGA
- a CDS encoding oligosaccharide flippase family protein, whose product MSTQTTSSAERIGRGLGWSLTGNVVLRLGNVAVSILMARLIAPDELGVFAVALTIWAILGTLAEFGLGSDLVRASDPERRAPTVATLGVLTSGILALGMLLAAEPLAAAFRSPESRGVIAVMAISIAIFGLSIVPAARLQREFRQGTLFVVNGAGLVASALVMATLATRDVGPASLAWGQVANQVVVVLGLHLATRSRPRFGMDREIARASLAFCLPLALANLVSWALLSVDNLIVARVLGPAELGLYLLAFNVSSWPMSAVGQALRVVALPGFSQVQDTAARNRALVRTVAPAAAVAVLMGLTLATLAGPLVAVLYGERWAGAAAALAGLAVFGGLRVLLDLVATFLIAVGATGAVLAVQLLWMAALVPAMYLGLSGFGLAGAGWSHVVIAVAVVVPAYVVCLRRAGVDTGAFLRAGFVPLAAAVPAAAACAWVGAWSGPPLLVLSAGCLVALVTYALPLAPWWLRRLTDLRRSDADRPDPVRLTRKSPT is encoded by the coding sequence GTGAGCACCCAGACCACCTCCTCCGCGGAGCGGATCGGCCGGGGTCTGGGCTGGAGCCTGACCGGCAACGTCGTGCTGCGCCTCGGCAACGTCGCGGTCTCCATCCTGATGGCCCGCCTGATCGCCCCCGACGAGCTGGGGGTCTTCGCGGTTGCGCTCACGATCTGGGCGATCCTCGGCACCCTCGCCGAGTTCGGTCTCGGATCGGACCTGGTGCGCGCGAGCGACCCCGAGCGCCGGGCGCCGACGGTGGCGACCCTCGGCGTGCTCACCAGCGGCATCCTCGCGCTGGGGATGCTCCTGGCCGCGGAGCCGCTGGCGGCGGCCTTCCGCAGCCCGGAGTCGCGGGGCGTGATCGCGGTGATGGCGATCAGCATCGCGATCTTCGGCCTGTCCATCGTCCCGGCCGCGCGGCTCCAGCGCGAGTTCCGCCAGGGGACGCTGTTCGTGGTCAACGGCGCCGGGCTGGTGGCCTCCGCCCTCGTCATGGCCACCCTCGCCACCCGCGACGTCGGACCGGCGTCGCTGGCCTGGGGACAGGTGGCCAACCAGGTCGTCGTCGTCCTGGGGCTGCACCTGGCCACCCGCAGCCGGCCGCGCTTCGGCATGGACCGGGAGATCGCCCGGGCCTCGCTGGCCTTCTGCCTGCCGCTGGCGCTGGCCAACCTCGTGTCCTGGGCGCTGCTGAGCGTCGACAACCTGATCGTCGCCCGGGTGCTGGGACCGGCCGAGCTCGGTCTCTACCTGCTGGCCTTCAACGTCTCCTCGTGGCCGATGAGCGCCGTGGGCCAGGCGTTGCGGGTGGTCGCGCTGCCCGGGTTCTCCCAGGTGCAGGACACCGCTGCCCGCAACCGGGCCCTGGTGCGCACGGTCGCCCCGGCAGCCGCCGTGGCCGTCCTGATGGGGCTGACCCTGGCCACCCTGGCCGGTCCGCTGGTCGCCGTGCTGTACGGCGAGCGCTGGGCGGGTGCCGCCGCGGCGCTGGCCGGCCTGGCGGTGTTCGGGGGGCTGCGGGTGCTGCTCGACCTGGTCGCGACCTTCCTCATCGCCGTCGGGGCGACCGGCGCGGTGCTCGCCGTCCAGCTGCTCTGGATGGCGGCGCTGGTGCCGGCGATGTACCTCGGGCTCTCCGGCTTCGGGCTGGCCGGCGCGGGCTGGAGCCACGTCGTGATCGCCGTGGCCGTCGTCGTGCCGGCGTACGTCGTGTGCCTGCGCCGGGCGGGCGTGGACACGGGCGCCTTCCTGCGTGCCGGGTTCGTGCCGCTGGCGGCGGCGGTCCCCGCCGCGGCCGCGTGCGCGTGGGTCGGCGCCTGGTCGGGCCCGCCGCTGCTCGTGCTGAGCGCCGGCTGCCTGGTCGCGCTCGTGACCTACGCCCTCCCGCTCGCCCCGTGGTGGCTGCGCCGCCTCACCGACCTGCGTCGTTCCGACGCCGACCGCCCGGACCCCGTCCGGCTGACCAGGAAGAGCCCCACATGA
- a CDS encoding NAD-dependent epimerase/dehydratase family protein: MTPGDALSGARVLVTGGAGTIGSTLVDQLLAADVAHVDVLDNLVRGRRANLAEALGSGRVRLVEGDVRDRDLVHDLTEGQDLVFHQAAIRITQCAEEPRLALEVLVDGTFNVVEAAARARVAKLVAASSASVYGMAEVFPTPEAHHHHANDTFYGAAKSFNEGMLRSFRAMEGLSYVALRYFNVYGPRMDVHGLYTEVLVRWMERIADGQPPLVFGDGAQTMDFVHTRDVARANVLAAASPVCEGVYNVASGTETSLLELAAALLRAMDSTLAVEHGPERAVNGVVRRLAETRAAAADLGFRTEVDLEDGLRELVAWWRPLRAEIAAGRDLALQR, encoded by the coding sequence ATGACGCCGGGCGACGCGCTGTCGGGCGCACGGGTGCTGGTGACGGGCGGCGCCGGCACCATCGGCTCCACGCTGGTCGACCAGCTGCTGGCCGCCGACGTGGCCCACGTGGACGTGCTCGACAACCTCGTGCGGGGTCGCCGGGCCAACCTGGCGGAGGCGCTCGGCAGCGGCCGGGTGCGTCTGGTCGAGGGCGACGTGCGCGACCGCGACCTGGTCCACGACCTGACCGAGGGCCAGGACCTGGTCTTCCACCAGGCCGCGATCCGGATCACCCAGTGCGCCGAGGAGCCGCGGCTGGCCCTGGAGGTGCTGGTCGACGGCACCTTCAACGTCGTCGAGGCGGCCGCGCGCGCCCGGGTGGCCAAGCTGGTGGCGGCCTCGTCGGCGTCGGTCTACGGCATGGCGGAGGTCTTCCCGACGCCCGAGGCGCACCACCACCACGCCAACGACACCTTCTACGGCGCCGCGAAGTCCTTCAACGAGGGGATGCTGCGCAGCTTTCGCGCGATGGAGGGCCTCTCCTATGTCGCGCTGCGCTACTTCAACGTCTACGGCCCGCGCATGGACGTCCACGGCCTCTACACCGAGGTGCTGGTGCGGTGGATGGAGCGCATCGCCGACGGGCAGCCGCCGCTGGTCTTCGGCGACGGGGCGCAGACGATGGACTTCGTCCACACCCGCGACGTGGCCCGGGCCAATGTCCTGGCTGCCGCCTCGCCGGTGTGCGAGGGCGTGTACAACGTCGCCTCCGGCACCGAGACCAGCCTGCTGGAGCTCGCCGCGGCGCTGCTGCGGGCCATGGACTCGACGCTGGCGGTCGAGCACGGTCCCGAACGCGCGGTCAACGGAGTCGTACGTCGGCTCGCCGAGACCCGCGCGGCCGCGGCCGACCTCGGGTTCCGCACCGAGGTCGACCTCGAGGACGGGCTGCGCGAGCTGGTCGCCTGGTGGCGCCCGCTGCGTGCGGAGATCGCCGCCGGCCGCGACCTGGCGCTCCAGCGATGA
- a CDS encoding DegT/DnrJ/EryC1/StrS family aminotransferase — translation MSEVSEVSEVTAGAEVARINVMQPWLGAEEAAAVVAVIESGWVAQGPRVAEFEQRFAHQQQAGHAVALSSCTAALHLALEVAGIGPGDEVVVPSFSFIATANAVAYVGARPVFCDVDPLTGNVTADTVERALTAATRAVIAVDQGGVPVDLEPIQELCSARGVVVIEDAACGAGSTYRGRPVGAGASLTAWSFHPRKVLTTGEGGMLTTGQPAWAARARRLREHAMSISAAQRHGSVLAPAEEYDEIGFNYRMTDLQAAVGLVQLARMPQIVRRRRELAARYAAALADVPGLRPVADPEHGESNFQSYWVEVLPEHPLDRDGVLAALADAGVSARRGIMAIHRQPAYAAVESAPLPVTEHLTDTTLILPLFHQLTEGEQDRVVEVLARGRR, via the coding sequence ATGAGCGAGGTCAGCGAGGTCAGCGAGGTCACGGCGGGTGCCGAGGTCGCCCGGATCAACGTCATGCAGCCCTGGCTCGGCGCCGAGGAGGCAGCCGCGGTCGTGGCCGTCATCGAGTCCGGCTGGGTGGCCCAGGGCCCCCGGGTCGCGGAGTTCGAGCAGCGCTTCGCCCACCAGCAGCAGGCGGGCCACGCGGTGGCGCTGTCCAGCTGCACCGCCGCGCTGCACCTCGCGCTGGAGGTGGCCGGGATCGGGCCCGGCGACGAGGTCGTCGTGCCCTCGTTCTCGTTCATCGCCACGGCCAACGCGGTCGCCTACGTGGGCGCGCGCCCGGTCTTCTGCGACGTCGACCCGCTCACCGGCAACGTCACCGCGGACACGGTGGAGCGGGCGCTCACCGCTGCCACCCGTGCCGTGATCGCGGTGGACCAGGGCGGCGTACCGGTGGACCTGGAGCCGATCCAGGAGCTGTGCTCCGCGCGCGGCGTCGTGGTGATCGAGGACGCCGCCTGTGGCGCGGGCTCGACCTACCGCGGGCGCCCGGTCGGTGCCGGCGCCTCGCTCACCGCCTGGTCCTTCCACCCCCGCAAGGTGCTCACCACCGGCGAGGGCGGGATGCTCACCACCGGACAGCCCGCCTGGGCGGCGCGGGCGCGCCGGCTGCGCGAGCACGCGATGAGCATCTCGGCCGCGCAGCGGCACGGAAGCGTGCTCGCCCCGGCCGAGGAGTACGACGAGATCGGCTTCAACTACCGGATGACCGACCTCCAGGCGGCCGTCGGGCTGGTCCAGCTCGCCCGGATGCCGCAGATCGTGCGCCGCCGCCGCGAGCTCGCCGCCCGCTACGCCGCCGCGCTCGCCGACGTCCCCGGGCTGCGCCCGGTGGCCGACCCGGAGCACGGCGAGTCGAACTTCCAGTCCTACTGGGTCGAGGTGCTGCCCGAGCACCCGCTGGACCGGGACGGCGTGCTCGCCGCGCTCGCCGACGCGGGGGTCTCCGCGCGCCGCGGCATCATGGCGATCCACCGTCAGCCGGCGTACGCGGCCGTGGAGTCCGCGCCGCTCCCGGTGACCGAGCACCTCACCGACACCACGCTGATCCTGCCGCTGTTCCACCAGCTCACCGAGGGCGAGCAGGACCGCGTGGTCGAGGTCCTGGCCCGGGGGCGGCGATGA
- a CDS encoding LbetaH domain-containing protein produces the protein MRSLVLVAAGGLARETLAAVRASGSHGRVLAVDDDPSRWGSSFDGVPVIGGLEQVADLLDGDVVVCAGRGGTRRALVERLAGLGVTWEHYARVVHPSVDIPASCVVGRGSILLAQVSLTCDVRLGAHVVAMPHVTLTHDDVVADYATLCAGVSLGGNVTVGAGAYLGMNASVREDLAVGADSVLGMGAVLLRPLPAGQTWAGVPAAPLPAAYPVGVEA, from the coding sequence ATGAGGAGCCTGGTGCTGGTCGCGGCCGGCGGCCTCGCCCGCGAGACGCTCGCGGCCGTCCGCGCCTCCGGCAGCCACGGGCGGGTGCTGGCCGTGGACGACGACCCGAGCCGGTGGGGGAGCAGCTTCGACGGCGTCCCGGTGATCGGCGGGCTGGAGCAGGTCGCCGACCTGCTCGACGGTGACGTGGTCGTCTGCGCCGGTCGCGGCGGCACCCGGCGCGCGCTGGTGGAGCGGCTGGCGGGGCTCGGGGTGACCTGGGAGCACTACGCGCGCGTCGTGCACCCCAGCGTCGACATCCCGGCGAGCTGCGTCGTCGGCCGGGGCAGCATCCTGCTCGCCCAGGTGAGCCTGACCTGCGACGTGCGCCTCGGCGCCCACGTGGTCGCGATGCCGCACGTGACCCTGACCCACGACGACGTCGTGGCCGACTACGCGACGCTGTGTGCCGGGGTCAGCCTCGGGGGGAACGTCACGGTCGGTGCCGGCGCCTACCTCGGCATGAACGCCAGCGTCCGCGAGGATCTCGCCGTCGGCGCGGACTCGGTGCTCGGCATGGGCGCGGTGCTCCTGCGACCGCTCCCGGCCGGCCAGACCTGGGCCGGCGTGCCCGCCGCCCCGCTGCCGGCGGCGTACCCGGTGGGCGTGGAGGCCTGA
- a CDS encoding glycosyltransferase family 2 protein, producing the protein MRFHRPRPLSTTPTVSVVVPCYRYGHFLPDAVASALDQPGVDVEVIVVDDASPDDSADVARALAAADPRVRVLVHEQNRGHIRTYNDGLALARGDYVSLLSADDLLTPGALTRAAALFEAHPGVGLVYGYARSFQETVPVADPRVRSWSVYPGRQWLGLATRRGRCFISSPEAVVRRELLADRGYDPRLPHSADFAMWLRAAARWDVARVNGPVQAWYRVHDANMHLTTYAGWLTDLQERQRTFELFFTEEVAGLAGLQAQWPVARRALGREAARRALAARRDGRAEEAAAYRAFARDLQPTSERSLAWRLEALAGTRDPLPAAAALRFAGRAGHHVRWRYERRYGT; encoded by the coding sequence ATGCGCTTCCACCGTCCGCGTCCGCTGAGCACCACCCCCACGGTGTCGGTCGTGGTGCCCTGCTACCGCTACGGGCACTTCCTGCCCGACGCGGTGGCCAGCGCCCTCGACCAGCCGGGGGTCGACGTCGAGGTGATCGTCGTCGACGACGCCTCGCCCGACGACAGCGCGGACGTCGCGCGGGCGCTCGCCGCCGCCGACCCGCGGGTCCGGGTGCTCGTGCACGAGCAGAACCGCGGGCACATCCGGACCTACAACGACGGCCTCGCGCTGGCGCGCGGCGACTACGTCAGCCTGCTCTCCGCCGACGACCTGCTGACGCCCGGCGCGCTGACCCGGGCGGCCGCGCTCTTCGAGGCCCATCCCGGTGTCGGCCTCGTCTACGGCTACGCCCGCTCCTTCCAGGAGACGGTCCCGGTCGCCGACCCCCGGGTCCGCAGCTGGAGCGTCTACCCGGGCCGGCAGTGGCTCGGCCTCGCGACCCGGCGCGGCAGGTGCTTCATCAGCAGCCCGGAGGCGGTGGTGCGCCGCGAGCTGCTGGCGGACCGCGGCTACGACCCCCGTCTCCCGCACTCGGCGGACTTCGCGATGTGGCTGCGTGCCGCCGCCCGCTGGGACGTCGCGCGGGTCAACGGGCCGGTCCAGGCGTGGTACCGCGTGCACGACGCCAACATGCACCTCACGACGTACGCCGGCTGGCTGACCGACCTCCAGGAGCGGCAGCGCACCTTCGAGCTGTTCTTCACCGAGGAGGTCGCGGGGCTGGCCGGGCTCCAGGCCCAGTGGCCGGTCGCCCGGCGCGCGCTGGGACGTGAGGCCGCCCGCCGGGCGCTGGCGGCCCGCCGGGACGGTCGTGCCGAGGAGGCGGCGGCGTACCGGGCGTTCGCGCGCGACCTGCAGCCGACCTCCGAGCGGAGCCTGGCCTGGCGCCTCGAGGCGCTCGCCGGCACGCGGGACCCGCTGCCGGCGGCTGCCGCGCTGCGGTTCGCGGGCCGCGCCGGACACCACGTGCGCTGGCGCTACGAGCGGCGGTACGGCACGTGA